The following coding sequences are from one Aethina tumida isolate Nest 87 chromosome 2, icAetTumi1.1, whole genome shotgun sequence window:
- the LOC109603390 gene encoding phosducin-like protein produces the protein MATLEDKILGEKLHNYCSSSEESDNDESDSEESNKNPPKEESAPPPEVNKWEGTSTNTGPKGVIKDWQRYKQLETERRKEDEREKIELMKKLTLTVQTALDEEREKAALEDPDLAELLDDEFLVSYQKQRMQEMLQQTNHNIKFGKLIMLQNGQEFLDAIDKEHKSVTIIVHIYEDNVDACRAMNVCLTTLCKVYENVKFCAIVGSRAGMSKKFKLDGVPALLIYKSGNLVGNFIRLSDDLGNDFMPDDVQGYLVEHGILEDKSCTPLIIRNSANDSDSD, from the exons ATGGCTACTTTGGAAGATAAAATATTGGGGGAAAAGCTCCACAATTATTGTAGTAGCAGCGAAGAGAGTGATAATGATGAATCAGactctgaagaatctaataaaaatccaCCTAAGGAGGAAAGTGCTCCTCCTCCGGAAGTAAATAAGTGGGAAGGTACCTCCACAAACACCGGTCCTAAAG GAGTCATTAAAGACTGGCAAAGATACAAACAATTGGAGACTGAACGCAGGAAAGAAGATGAAAGGGAGAAAATTGAACTAATGAAAAAACTAACATTAACAGTTCAGACTGCACTAGATGAAGAACGTGAGAAAGCCGCTCTAGAAGATCCAGATTTGGCAGAACTTTTAGATGATGAATTCTTGGTTAGCTATCAGAAGCAGCGCATGCAAGAAATGTTACAACAAACTAACCATAATATTAAGTTTG GTAAACTTATTATGTTACAAAATGGGCAAGAATTTCTCGATGCCATTGACAAAGAACATAAATCAGTCACAATTATTGTGCACATTTATGAGGACAACGTTGATGCATGTAGGGCGATGAATGTCTGTTTAACCACTCTGTGCAAGGTTTACGAAAATGTAAAGTTTTGTGCAATAGTAGGTTCTCGTGCCGGTATGAGCAAAAAGTTCAAACTGGATGGAGTACCAGCCTTGCTTATTTACAAGTCAGGTAATTTAGTGGGCAACTTCATTCGTCTTTCTGATGATTTAGGAAATGATTTTATGCCTGATGATGTACAAGGATATTTGGTGGAACATGGTATACTTGAAGATAAAAGCTGTACTCCTTTGATTATTAGAAACTCGGCTAATGATAGTGATAGCGATTAA
- the LOC109603385 gene encoding luciferin 4-monooxygenase isoform X1 — MDKDISDEFIIKTEETEYEPNEKGLGHELFHCMVKNGRKIAQYIEETEEIDFYDSLLQRCIRTAITLLTKGVTQDDIITICSENHVNTCVPFIATQFIGAKVASLDVSLSSTEIAHLLKQVNPKIIFVSEKSINLIEKALYETKINTELVVFGVSNKYCQFTEYLKKQKNESYFKPSPIKNNKQTAIIFFSSGTTGLPKGICISHYSRMKQVVNQIKLWNYGDTCNLSNYYFKPQVVSDGCLLNYAGLYWISSVGVLIRAVFTGQARMVCENFDENKFWHTLEKYKISSLFITPVDFNKLRMIKKPIVDLSNLKVVLTGSCPISETMMITLKDYFPNTVIIHAYGQTECGGLLSSFDVNNKLDLLGQLKHPLSCGKPVPGIWYKVVDLDTEETLGPNQKGELRYKTKYAMNGYYNLDSSSAYDNNGWLKSGDIVIYDENQYFYVVDRVKEMLKYQGWHVAPAYLEGILESHQLIREAAVIGLPHEHDGDHPMALIVLKNKDSLLSERDVETFLEGKISDKQKLRGGIKFINDIPRTSVGKIRRLHLKQMVLNNEI, encoded by the exons ATGGATAAAG ATATTTCAGAcgagtttataataaaaacagaagAAACAGAATACGAACCTAACGAAAAAGGACTAGGTCATGAACTATTTCATTGCATGGTTAAGAATGGAAGAAAAATTGCCCAA TACATAGAGGAAACTGAAGAAATTGATTTCTACGACTCCCTTCTACAAAGATGTATTAGAACTGCCATAACTTTACTAACAAAAGGAGTAACACAAGACGATATTATTACGATATGTAGTGAAAATCATGTTAATACATGTGTACCATTTATAGCTACACAATTCATCGGTGCTAAAGTGGCATCATTAGATGTTTCCCTGTCAAGTACAGAAATAGCACATTTACTTAAACAAGtaaatccaaaaataatatttgtatctgaaaaatcaatcaatttaattgagaAAGCTTtgtatgaaacaaaaattaacactGAATTAGTCGTTTTTggagtttcaaataaatactgtCAATTCacagaatatttaaagaagCAAAAGAATGAGAGTTACTTCAAACCAAGcccaataaaaaacaataaacaaactgcAATTATATTCTTCAGCAGTGGTACTACTGGATTACCTAAAGGAATTTGTATAAGTCATTACAGTAGAATGAAACAGGtggtaaatcaaataaaattatggaacTACGGAGATACatgtaatttaagtaattactattttaaaccACAAGTTGTATCGGATGGatgcttattaaattatgctgGTTTATACTGGATCTCTAGTGTGGGTGTCCTAATAAGAGCTGTATTTACTGGACAGGCTAGAATGGTTTgtgaaaattttgatgaaaataaattttggcaTACTTTAGAGAAATAtaag ATTTCAAGCTTGTTTATAACCCCTGTTGATTTCAATAAACTGAGGATGATCAAAAAGCCTATAGTTGATCTTTCAAACTTGAAAGTTGTTCTAACAGGCAGTTGTCCCATTTCTGAAACGATGATGATAACATTGAAAGATTATTTTCCTAACACTGTTATAATTCATGCATACGGACAAACTGAATGTGGTGGTCTTTTAAGTTCTTTTgatgtgaataataaattggatCTACTAGGACAACTTAAACATCCTTTATCATGTGGAAAACCAGTTCCTGGAATTTGGTATAAA GTAGTAGACCTGGATACCGAAGAAACATTGGGTCCTAATCAAAAGGGTGAATTGAGGTACAAAACCAAGTATGCAATGAATGGCTATTACAACTTAGATTCATCATCAGCTTACGACAATAATGGTTGGTTGAAGTCGGGAGATAtag TAATATACGACGAAAATCAGTACTTTTACGTAGTAGATCGGGTGAAAGAAATGCTAAAATATCAAGGATGGCATGTAGCACCAGCGTATTTGGAAGGCATTCTTGAAAGTCATCAACTAATAAGAGAAGCTGCGGTTATTGGGTTACCTCATGAGCACGACGGAGACCATCCAATGGCTCTtatcgttttaaaaaataaagactcACTTTTAAGTGAACGTGATGTTGAAACATTTTTGGAAGGAAAAATTTCAGATAAGCAGAAATTACGAGgaggtattaaatttattaatgatatacCGAGAACTTCAGTGGGAAAAATAAGAAGATTACATTTGAAACAAATGGTactaaacaatgaaatttga
- the LOC109603385 gene encoding luciferin 4-monooxygenase isoform X2, whose protein sequence is MDKDEFIIKTEETEYEPNEKGLGHELFHCMVKNGRKIAQYIEETEEIDFYDSLLQRCIRTAITLLTKGVTQDDIITICSENHVNTCVPFIATQFIGAKVASLDVSLSSTEIAHLLKQVNPKIIFVSEKSINLIEKALYETKINTELVVFGVSNKYCQFTEYLKKQKNESYFKPSPIKNNKQTAIIFFSSGTTGLPKGICISHYSRMKQVVNQIKLWNYGDTCNLSNYYFKPQVVSDGCLLNYAGLYWISSVGVLIRAVFTGQARMVCENFDENKFWHTLEKYKISSLFITPVDFNKLRMIKKPIVDLSNLKVVLTGSCPISETMMITLKDYFPNTVIIHAYGQTECGGLLSSFDVNNKLDLLGQLKHPLSCGKPVPGIWYKVVDLDTEETLGPNQKGELRYKTKYAMNGYYNLDSSSAYDNNGWLKSGDIVIYDENQYFYVVDRVKEMLKYQGWHVAPAYLEGILESHQLIREAAVIGLPHEHDGDHPMALIVLKNKDSLLSERDVETFLEGKISDKQKLRGGIKFINDIPRTSVGKIRRLHLKQMVLNNEI, encoded by the exons ATGGATAAAG AcgagtttataataaaaacagaagAAACAGAATACGAACCTAACGAAAAAGGACTAGGTCATGAACTATTTCATTGCATGGTTAAGAATGGAAGAAAAATTGCCCAA TACATAGAGGAAACTGAAGAAATTGATTTCTACGACTCCCTTCTACAAAGATGTATTAGAACTGCCATAACTTTACTAACAAAAGGAGTAACACAAGACGATATTATTACGATATGTAGTGAAAATCATGTTAATACATGTGTACCATTTATAGCTACACAATTCATCGGTGCTAAAGTGGCATCATTAGATGTTTCCCTGTCAAGTACAGAAATAGCACATTTACTTAAACAAGtaaatccaaaaataatatttgtatctgaaaaatcaatcaatttaattgagaAAGCTTtgtatgaaacaaaaattaacactGAATTAGTCGTTTTTggagtttcaaataaatactgtCAATTCacagaatatttaaagaagCAAAAGAATGAGAGTTACTTCAAACCAAGcccaataaaaaacaataaacaaactgcAATTATATTCTTCAGCAGTGGTACTACTGGATTACCTAAAGGAATTTGTATAAGTCATTACAGTAGAATGAAACAGGtggtaaatcaaataaaattatggaacTACGGAGATACatgtaatttaagtaattactattttaaaccACAAGTTGTATCGGATGGatgcttattaaattatgctgGTTTATACTGGATCTCTAGTGTGGGTGTCCTAATAAGAGCTGTATTTACTGGACAGGCTAGAATGGTTTgtgaaaattttgatgaaaataaattttggcaTACTTTAGAGAAATAtaag ATTTCAAGCTTGTTTATAACCCCTGTTGATTTCAATAAACTGAGGATGATCAAAAAGCCTATAGTTGATCTTTCAAACTTGAAAGTTGTTCTAACAGGCAGTTGTCCCATTTCTGAAACGATGATGATAACATTGAAAGATTATTTTCCTAACACTGTTATAATTCATGCATACGGACAAACTGAATGTGGTGGTCTTTTAAGTTCTTTTgatgtgaataataaattggatCTACTAGGACAACTTAAACATCCTTTATCATGTGGAAAACCAGTTCCTGGAATTTGGTATAAA GTAGTAGACCTGGATACCGAAGAAACATTGGGTCCTAATCAAAAGGGTGAATTGAGGTACAAAACCAAGTATGCAATGAATGGCTATTACAACTTAGATTCATCATCAGCTTACGACAATAATGGTTGGTTGAAGTCGGGAGATAtag TAATATACGACGAAAATCAGTACTTTTACGTAGTAGATCGGGTGAAAGAAATGCTAAAATATCAAGGATGGCATGTAGCACCAGCGTATTTGGAAGGCATTCTTGAAAGTCATCAACTAATAAGAGAAGCTGCGGTTATTGGGTTACCTCATGAGCACGACGGAGACCATCCAATGGCTCTtatcgttttaaaaaataaagactcACTTTTAAGTGAACGTGATGTTGAAACATTTTTGGAAGGAAAAATTTCAGATAAGCAGAAATTACGAGgaggtattaaatttattaatgatatacCGAGAACTTCAGTGGGAAAAATAAGAAGATTACATTTGAAACAAATGGTactaaacaatgaaatttga
- the LOC109603384 gene encoding luciferin 4-monooxygenase-like: protein MEKDDFIIKTEETDYEPNENGLGHELFHCMVKNRTKIAQYVEETEEIDFYDSLLQRCIRTAITLLTKGITQDDIITICSENHINTCVPFIATQFIGAKVASLDVCLSSAEISHLLKQVNPKIIFVSEKSVNLIEEALYETKINTELVVFGVSNKYSQFTEYLKEQKDESSFKPSPIKTNKQTAVIFFSSGTTGLPKGICISHYSRMKQVVNEIKLWNSGDVCDLSNYYFKPQVVSDGCLLNYAGLYWISSVGLLVRAVFTGQARMVCGQFDENKFWYILGKYKVSSLFITPVNLNKLRMNKRPSVDLSNLKVVLTGSCPISETMMVTLKDYFPNSVILQGYGQTESSGILSSIDVSNRIEVLEQLKHPLTCGKPVPGVWYKVVDLDTEQILGPNQKGELRYKTKYAMNGYHNLDSSIAYDKDGWLKSGDIVIYDENQYFYIVDRVKEMLKYQGWHVPPAYLEGILESHPLIKEAVVIGIPHEHDGDHPMALITLFNKDSSLSKHDIETFLEGKISDKQKLRGGIKFVDDIPRTSVGKIKRLQIKQMVLNNEI from the exons atggagaaag atgattttataataaaaacagaagAAACAGACTACGAACCTAATGAAAATGGATTAGGTCACGAATTATTTCATTGTATGGTTAAGAATCGAACAAAAATTGCCcaa tacGTAGAGGAAACTgaagaaattgatttttacgaCTCCCTTCTACAAAGATGTATTAGAACTGCCAtaactttattaacaaaaggAATAACACAAGAcgatattattacaatatgtagtgaaaatcatattaatacaTGTGTACCATTTATAGCTACACAATTCATCGGTGCTAAAGTGGCATCATTAGATGTTTGCCTGTCAAGTGCAGAAATATCACATTTACTTAAACAAGtaaatccaaaaataatattcgtatctgaaaaatcagtaaatttgATTGAGGAAGCTTtgtatgaaacaaaaattaatactgaATTAGTCGTTTTTggagtttcaaataaatactcTCAATTCACAGAATATTTAAAGGAGCAAAAGGATGAAAGTTCCTTCAAACCAAGCccaataaaaaccaataaacAAACTGCAGTTATATTCTTCAGCAGTGGTACTACTGGATTACCTAAAGGAATTTGTATAAGTCATTATAGTAGAATGAAACAAGtggtaaatgaaataaaattatggaacAGTGGAGATGTATGTGATTTgagtaattactattttaaaccACAAGTTGTGTCAGATGGatgcttattaaattatgctgGTTTATACTGGATTTCTAGTGTAGGTCTTTTAGTAAGAGCTGTATTTACTGGGCAAGCTAGAATGGTTTGTGGACaatttgatgaaaataaattttggtacATATTGGGGAAGTACAAG GTGTCAAGTTTATTCATAACACCTGTTaatctcaataaattacggaTGAACAAAAGGCCTTCTGTTGATCTTTCAAATCTGAAAGTTGTTCTAACAGGCAGTTGTCCCATTTCTGAAACGATGATGGTGACATTGAAAGATTATTTTCCCAACAGTGTTATACTTCAAGGCTATGGACAAACAGAATCTAGTGGCATTTTAAGTTCTATTGACGTAAGTAATCGAATTGAGGTATTGGAACAACTTAAACATCCATTAACATGTGGGAAACCTGTTCCTGGAGTGTGGTATAAA GTCGTGGATCTGGATACTGAACAGATATTGGGTCCTAACCAAAAAGGTGAACTAAGATATAAGACCAAGTACGCAATGAATGGCTATCATAACTTAGATTCATCAATAGCTTACGATAAGGATGGTTGGTTAAAATCAGGAGACATTG taatatatgATGAAAATCAGTACTTTTACATAGTAGACCGTGTGAAAGAGATGTTAAAATATCAAGGATGGCACGTACCACCAGCTTATTTGGAGGGTATCCTTGAAAGTCATCCATTAATAAAGGAGGCTGTGGTTATTGGGATACCACATGAACACGATGGAGACCATCCAATGGCACTTATAACTTTATTCAATAAAGACTCATCTTTAAGTAAACATGATATTGAAACATTTCTAGAAGGAAAAATTTcagacaaacaaaaattacgaGGGGGGATTAAGTTTGTTGATGACATACCAAGGACGTCAGTggggaaaataaaaagattacaaataaaacagatGGTTTTGAACAACGAAATTTAA
- the LOC109603394 gene encoding glutathione S-transferase 1 — MKLYMIPQSPAVRAVMMVAKMLELDMEQVMVDMEKKEHLSAEFMKMNPQHTVPVLNDDGLIVIDSHAIMAYLVGRYGKNDSMYPSNVQMRAAIDQMMYFDASVLQPRLGVIIKALLMGEMKTVPKEMMQPVMEAYDMMERYLQKHNYVARDSLSIADFSVVATMTSMMHVVPMEMEKYPKIMAWMKKMEMLPVYEENQKGLDMMMCMMKKMR; from the exons ATGAAACTGTACATGATCCCTCAATCGCCAGCTGTTAGGGCTGTAATGATGGTCGCCAAAATGCTCGAACTGGATATGGAACAAGTTATGGTCGACATGGAAAAGAAGGAGCATCTTTCCGCCGAATTTATGAAG atGAACCCCCAGCACACTGTGCCAGTACTAAACGACGACGGATTGATTGTTATCGATAGTCATGCAATTATGGCTTATTTGGTCGGAAGGTATGGCAAAAATGACTCAATGTATCCCAGTAATGTGCAAATGAGGGCCGCCATTGACCAAATGATGTACTTCGATGCGAGTGTGCTCCAACCAAGGCTCGGCGTAATTATC AAAGCCCTCCTTATGGGCGAAATGAAGACGGTACCGAAGGAAATGATGCAACCTGTGATGGAGGCTTACGATATGATGGAACGTTACCTCCAGAAACATAATTATGTGGCCAGGGATTCCCTGTCCATTGCTGATTTCAGTGTTGTAGCTACGATGACTTCTATGATGCACGTTGTGCCTATGGAAATGGAGAAGTACCCTAAAATTATGGCTTGGATGAAGAAAATGGAAATGCTTCCAGTTTACGAGGAGAACCAGAAGGGCTTAGATATGATGATGTGTATGATGAAGAAGAtgagataa
- the LOC109603386 gene encoding glutathione S-transferase 1: MAPKLYAIAASPPVRAVQACAKAINLELEVINVNLLAGEHLKPEYLKINPQHIVPTIDDDGFILWDSHVIMQYIVEKYSKDDALYPKDIKARALVNQRLFFDAGILFPRMLVITRSIIFDGAKVIPEEKREKVLEAYGFAEKYLESSKYMAGETVTIADISLVTTLTSCNVVVPIDSEKYPKITAWIKTMEQLPYYDANKVGLDMLDELIKSKLKG, encoded by the exons ATGGCACCTAAATTATATGCTATTGCTGCAAGTCCACCTGTAAGGGCCGTTCAGGCTTGTGCAAAGGCCATAAACCTGGAATTGGAAGTAATCAACGTTAATTTGCTGGCTGGAGAACATTTAAAACCGGAGTATTTGAAG ATTAATCCTCAACATATTGTACCAACAATAGATGATGATGGATTCATTTTATGGGATAGCCATGTTATTATGCAATATATTGTGGAAAAATACTCAAAAGATGACGCCTTGTATCCAAAAGATATCAAAGCCAGGGCCCTAGTAAACCAACGTCTCTTTTTTGATGCTGGAATTTTATTCCCACGGATGTTGGTTATCAcg agaTCCATCATTTTTGACGGTGCTAAAGTCATTCCAGAGGAAAAAAGAGAAAAGGTTTTAGAAGCATATGGTTTCgcagaaaaatatttggaaagcAGCAAATATATGGCCGGAGAAACTGTTACAATTGCAGATATTAGCTTGGTAACCACTTTAACATCTTGTAATGTTGTGGTGCCGATAGATTCtgaaaaatatccaaaaattaCAGCTTGGATTAAAACAATGGAGCAATTACCGTATTACGATGCCAATAAAGTTGGATTGGACATGTTGGATGAattgataaaatcaaaattgaagGGCTAA
- the LOC109603401 gene encoding glutathione S-transferase 1: MTPKLYMNEISPSVRAVLLTARLLEVTLDLKEVDLMNKEQLTPNFLKLNPQHTVPTLEENGFVIWDSHAIMAYLVGKYGKSDNLYPKDIQKRAIIDQRLHFESSIVSGFTRNILNPMLYDNQKIEIDEASFNKTYSLIEDFLSSNDWIAGPTMTIADLSLIPSITSLDCVVPIDYRKYPRIRYWVKRAESLPCYAANENGLNKIKGLISRNN; this comes from the exons ATGACTCCAAAACTTTACATGAATGAAATCAGCCCTTCTGTAAGAGCAGTACTTCTTACCGCAAGATTGTTGGAAGTAACTCTGGATTTGAAAGAAGTCGACTTGATGAACAAGGAACAGCTAACCCCCAATTTCTTAAAG CTTAATCCACAACATACGGTGCCaacgttggaagaaaatgGTTTTGTGATTTGGGATAGCCATGCCATCATGGCATATTTAGTTGGAAAGTATGGGAAAAGTGACAACCTGTATCCAAAAGATATTCAAAAGAGGGCCATTATTGACCAAAGACTTCATTTCGAATCGTCAATTGTCAGTGGATTCACCAGgaatattttg AATCCAATGCTTTATGACAACCAGAAGATAGAAATAGATGAAGCATCTTTTAACAAGACATACAGTTTGATAGAAGACTTCCTCTCGTCGAACGACTGGATCGCTGGACCTACCATGACCATTGCTGATTTGAGTCTTATTCCATCAATTACTTCTTTAGATTGTGTAGTACCAATTGATTACAGAAAATACCCTCGCATTAGGTATTGGGTAAAGAGAGCAGAATCATTGCCTTGTTATGCTGCTAATGAAAATGgactcaacaaaattaaaggatTAATtagtagaaataattaa
- the LOC109603399 gene encoding glutathione S-transferase 1-like: MTLTLYQTPLSPPARAVLMTAEALGLKLELVNVDLANGEHLTEKYRKLNPQHTIPMLTDGDTIIWDSHAIIAYLVRKYGKDDSLYPKDFAKRALVDQRLHFEGSVVFVTIRQIVRPMIYDKSKSVSQESRLNVYEAYDFLNKFLEGKNWTAGDSVTIADLSLVSSISSLNTFIPIDAQKYPNVIRWLNNVYQLPYYKVNIPGLEDFKKFIHGLMA, from the exons ATGACTCTGACATTGTATCAGACTCCTTTAAGTCCACCGGCAAGGGCTGTTTTAATGACAGCTGAAGCCCTTGGTTTAAAACTAGAATTAGTGAACGTAGACCTTGCTAATGGGGAACATCTCACTGAAAAATACAGGAAG ttaaACCCTCAACATACAATACCCATGTTAACTGATGGTGACACCATTATTTGGGACAGTCACGCTATTATCGCTTATCTAGTTAGAAAATATGGTAAAGATGACTCTCTATATCCAAAGGACTTCGCCAAAAGGGCCTTGGTTGACCAGAGGTTGCATTTTGAAGGCTCCGTCGTATTTGTTACAATCAGACAAATTGTG agACCAATGATTTATGACAAATCAAAGTCGGTGTCCCAGGAGAGCCGTTTGAACGTGTACGAAGCCTACGatttcttaaacaaatttttggaaGGCAAGAACTGGACAGCTGGAGATTCCGTTACAATTGCTGACTTGAGTTTGGTGTCTTCAATTTCGTCCTTGAACACGTTTATCCCAATCGATGCTCAGAAATATCCCAACGTTATACGTTGGTTGAATAACGTCTACCAATTGCCTTATTATAAGGTTAACATCCCCGGGTTGGAAGACTTTAAGAAGTTTATACACGGTCTGATGgcttaa
- the LOC109608142 gene encoding glutathione S-transferase 1-like, giving the protein MAPKVYIMKPSPPCRAVLMVAKAIGLELDIEEIERDQLRSPEMLEINPQHTVPTLVDEDFVLWDSHAIAGYLIGQYAEDDSMYPKDDVKKRALIDQRLHFENGVLYQRCHEAAVPLFMGDTDIPEEAKDKLIEALGFLESFLTDKEWMAGDEVTIADLSILATLSTVELFIPLDAERFPLLDAWLKRAKDLPYFHEVNADGLQAFKEMMPNVVPFEG; this is encoded by the exons ATGGCCCCAAAGGTTTACATTATGAAGCCTAGCCCCCCATGTAGGGCCGTGCTTATGGTGGCGAAGGCTATCGGACTTGAACTTGACATTGAAGAAATTGAGAGGGATCAGCTAAGATCGCCTGAAATGTTGGAG ATTAACCCTCAACATACCGTACCCACCCTGGTGGACGAAGACTTTGTTTTGTGGGACAGTCACGCAATCGCTGGCTATTTAATCGGTCAGTATGCAGAGGATGACTCAATGTATCCAAAGGACGATGTGAAAAAACGGGCATTGATTGATCAACGTTTGCACTTTGAAAACGGAGTTTTATATCAACGATGTCACGAAGCTGCA GTGCCTTTGTTTATGGGTGACACCGACATTCCTGAAGAGGCGAAAGATAAACTCATAGAAGCCTTGGGATTTTTGGAATCGTTCTTAACTGACAAGGAATGGATGGCTGGAGACGAGGTTACAATAGCCGATCTAAGCATACTGGCAACTTTATCCACTGTCGAACTTTTTATACCGTTGGATGCTGAACGGTTTCCACTTCTAGATGCTTGGCTTAAAAGAGCCAAAGACTTGCCATACTTTCATGAAGTTAACGCAGATGGATTGCAAGCTTTTAAGGAAATGATGCCCAATGTAGTACCATTTGAGGGTTAA